In Euphorbia lathyris chromosome 10, ddEupLath1.1, whole genome shotgun sequence, a single genomic region encodes these proteins:
- the LOC136209143 gene encoding protein MIZU-KUSSEI 1 yields the protein MKRHEIATLQRNTSSTRSSKKIIPSNYIRSTSPISDREDISDKLLFRRDSPISIQYLNKINSRFSALLRSVFKIVSIPNIIIPTCKWLSLPSPLSITPSLGRKITGTLFGNRRGHVSFSVQDDPRSEPVLLLELAMSTSMLVKEMASGLVRIALECEKVHAPVNGGGGGRSAGKLFKEPKWSMYCNGRKCGYAVSRSCTEIDWHVLSTVQSVSVGAGVIPMVEDGRKGGGVSEGELLYMRAKFERVVGGRDSEAFYMMNPDGTGGPELSIFLLRI from the coding sequence ATGAAACGCCATGAAATAGCTACTCTTCAAAGAAACACTAGCTCTACCAGAAGCTCAAAAAAGATAATCCCCTCAAACTACATCCGATCAACGTCTCCAATTTCAGACCGGGAAGACATCTCCGATAAACTCCTCTTCCGTCGAGATTCTCCGATCTCAATCCAATACCTCAACAAAATCAATTCAAGATTCTCAGCTCTTCTCCGTTCTGTTTTCAAGATTGTTTCAATCCCGAACATAATTATTCCGACGTGTAAATGGCTCTCCCTCCCATCTCCTCTCTCAATCACACCTTCACTCGGCCGGAAAATCACCGGTACTCTTTTCGGAAACCGCCGTGGCCACGTCAGCTTCTCCGTGCAAGACGATCCCCGGTCCGAACCGGTGTTGCTGCTTGAATTAGCAATGTCGACTTCCATGTTAGTTAAAGAAATGGCGTCTGGTCTGGTTCGGATTGCACTGGAGTGCGAAAAAGTTCATGCTCCGGTTAACGGCGGAGGAGGGGGGAGATCGGCGGGGAAGCTGTTTAAGGAGCCGAAGTGGAGTATGTATTGTAATGGGAGAAAGTGTGGGTATGCGGTGTCGCGGTCGTGCACGGAGATTGATTGGCACGTGCTGAGCACGGTGCAGAGTGTGTCGGTCGGAGCTGGGGTTATTCCGATGGTGGAAGATGGGCGGAAGGGTGGTGGTGTATCGGAGGGGGAATTGCTGTATATGAGAGCTAAGTTTGAGCGAGTTGTGGGTGGCCGTGACTCGGAGGCGTTTTATATGATGAACCCGGATGGAACTGGAGGGCCTGAACTCAGTATATTTcttttaagaatatga